In Natrinema amylolyticum, the following are encoded in one genomic region:
- a CDS encoding YihY/virulence factor BrkB family protein, with protein MEIPETLTAIYRTASDRDLTFLAAGFAYYAFVSLIPLVLLALVVGSLLGGEQAAQRLITVAGDFLPASGEQLVTEALTTESGRAEATVVAFLVATWGALKVFRGLSLAFDKVYDEVAEDTLVDQIRDGLTVIVAGAVALVLMIGIGAALRLVPESVPFAGLLGWVALLAGLVFVFLPIYYVLPPIPVELGEVLPGALFAAVGWTILQLGFQLYAANAGQYEAYGAVGAVLLFVTWLYFAGIIILVGAVLNVVRARPPIAE; from the coding sequence ATGGAAATTCCCGAGACACTCACCGCGATCTACCGGACGGCGAGTGACCGCGATCTGACCTTTCTCGCCGCCGGCTTCGCCTATTACGCGTTCGTCTCGCTGATACCGCTCGTCCTGCTCGCGCTCGTCGTCGGCTCGCTGCTCGGCGGCGAGCAGGCGGCCCAGCGGCTGATCACCGTCGCCGGCGACTTCCTCCCGGCGTCGGGCGAGCAGCTGGTCACCGAAGCGCTAACGACCGAATCGGGTCGCGCCGAGGCGACCGTCGTCGCGTTCCTCGTCGCTACCTGGGGCGCACTCAAGGTCTTTCGCGGCCTGAGCCTCGCGTTCGATAAGGTCTACGACGAGGTGGCCGAAGACACGCTCGTCGATCAGATCAGGGACGGACTCACCGTGATCGTCGCCGGCGCGGTCGCACTCGTCCTCATGATCGGGATCGGCGCGGCGCTCCGTCTCGTTCCCGAGAGCGTGCCGTTCGCCGGTCTGCTCGGCTGGGTTGCCCTGCTGGCCGGGCTCGTCTTCGTCTTCCTGCCGATCTACTACGTCCTCCCACCGATACCGGTCGAACTCGGCGAGGTCCTCCCGGGCGCGCTCTTCGCGGCCGTCGGCTGGACGATCCTCCAGCTCGGCTTTCAGCTCTACGCGGCGAACGCCGGTCAGTACGAGGCCTACGGAGCCGTCGGTGCCGTCCTCCTGTTCGTCACTTGGCTCTACTTCGCCGGCATCATCATTCTCGTCGGTGCCGTCCTCAACGTCGTCCGAGCGCGTCCGCCGATCGCCGAGTAG
- a CDS encoding phosphoribosylanthranilate isomerase: MTRVKICGLTSEVDLEAAIDAGADAVGIICDVSVDTPREVSVERAAALAAATPPFVTSVLVTMPAGPKEAIELVEEVEPDAIQIHSDIRVGDLAYLRAKLETELLLAVDADDAATAETYDDVVDGLIVDTPGEDGGGGTGRTHDWDRTRLAAVDLDSPLILAGGLTPDNVGDAVRTVEPFAVDVASGVENDGGVKDVDAVRSFVDRAKNAHRPAEP; this comes from the coding sequence ATGACGCGCGTCAAGATCTGTGGACTGACCAGCGAAGTCGACCTCGAGGCAGCGATCGACGCGGGCGCGGACGCGGTCGGCATCATCTGTGACGTCTCGGTCGACACGCCGCGGGAGGTCTCGGTCGAACGGGCCGCGGCGCTCGCGGCGGCCACCCCGCCGTTCGTGACGAGCGTGCTCGTGACGATGCCCGCCGGCCCGAAGGAAGCGATCGAACTGGTCGAGGAGGTCGAACCCGACGCGATTCAGATCCACAGCGACATCCGGGTCGGCGACCTCGCCTATCTGCGCGCGAAACTCGAGACGGAACTCCTGCTCGCGGTCGACGCCGACGACGCGGCGACCGCCGAGACCTACGATGACGTCGTCGACGGCCTCATCGTCGACACGCCGGGCGAGGATGGGGGCGGTGGGACGGGACGGACCCACGACTGGGACCGGACGCGGCTGGCCGCCGTGGACCTCGACTCCCCGCTGATCCTCGCGGGCGGACTGACGCCCGACAACGTCGGCGATGCGGTCCGAACCGTCGAGCCGTTCGCCGTCGACGTGGCCAGCGGCGTCGAGAACGACGGCGGCGTCAAGGACGTCGACGCCGTCCGATCGTTCGTCGACCGAGCCAAGAACGCCCACAGACCGGCGGAGCCGTAA
- a CDS encoding tyrosine-type recombinase/integrase, translated as MANIEETPRAVVEQFQKEREHEVRESTLINQKYHLRSFIEWTEETGLEQIGALNGFILNQYKTWRRENSEINEQTLYNNLTTLRALLGWCEQRELVEEGLTEKLDIPKPENPVKNETIAPERANQILEYYHRFEYASRDHVLFYLLYHTGMRVGTVHALDVGDWESEEGLLHIRHRPEQGTPLKNGKDGQRAVAISKDGLITALSDYIRHNRLEKVDENDRKPLFPTRQGRASTQTLRLYVEHLSEPCQYTGECPHGKDLESCDARRKMRDSYECPSAVSPHPIRRSAITDHLNSDVPKDVVSDRMNVSQKVLDKHYDARTEEEKANTRKQYLDNI; from the coding sequence ATGGCAAACATTGAAGAAACGCCGAGAGCGGTCGTAGAACAGTTTCAGAAGGAGCGAGAGCATGAAGTACGGGAAAGTACTCTCATCAATCAGAAGTACCACCTCCGTTCCTTTATCGAATGGACAGAGGAAACTGGACTCGAACAAATCGGGGCTCTGAATGGATTTATACTGAATCAATATAAGACATGGAGAAGAGAGAATTCAGAAATCAATGAACAGACGCTCTACAATAATCTAACCACATTACGTGCCTTACTCGGATGGTGTGAGCAACGAGAATTGGTAGAAGAAGGTCTGACTGAAAAGCTGGATATTCCTAAGCCAGAGAATCCGGTCAAAAATGAGACAATCGCACCCGAGCGAGCAAATCAGATTTTAGAGTACTATCATCGGTTCGAATATGCCTCTCGTGACCATGTCTTGTTCTATCTTCTCTATCACACGGGAATGAGAGTTGGTACTGTCCATGCGTTAGATGTGGGTGATTGGGAGTCAGAAGAAGGGTTACTACATATTCGACACCGTCCAGAGCAAGGTACACCGCTCAAGAACGGAAAAGATGGACAGCGAGCTGTGGCTATCTCCAAAGATGGTCTTATAACTGCTCTTTCAGACTATATCCGACACAACCGACTCGAGAAGGTAGATGAGAACGACCGGAAGCCCCTCTTTCCTACTAGACAGGGGAGGGCTTCGACACAAACACTTCGACTGTATGTAGAACATCTCAGCGAACCTTGCCAATATACTGGAGAATGCCCCCATGGGAAGGATTTAGAATCATGTGACGCACGCCGAAAAATGCGAGACTCATATGAGTGCCCATCGGCAGTAAGTCCTCACCCAATTCGGCGGAGTGCGATAACAGACCATCTGAATTCAGATGTACCAAAGGATGTGGTTTCTGACCGCATGAACGTAAGCCAGAAAGTGCTGGATAAGCACTATGATGCAAGGACAGAAGAAGAAAAAGCGAATACACGGAAGCAATACCTTGACAACATATGA
- a CDS encoding AEC family transporter, with product MEVVGRLLSLLVVLVVGAGLRTTGILDTRRTELLNALAYYVALPALIFVSTYDRSIGELLSPALLGGLLFVLFATAGVAWLVHRNRGSRARRSVAIIQSYHSNLGYLGLPLVAATFDPAVTAIASVVLGVMSLTQVPLTVVVLSIFNGADTSIAREVRGLATNPVLLTLIAGLAVGSIGIAIPSPAATGLDAVGSLALPVALLCVGASLEVDLPSIDVGATAAVVALKICLMPLIAWGVFSALAVDSATFTACVVMLGTPTAVSTFVFANELGGDREFASLNVFVTTLVSVATLFVLITLVS from the coding sequence ATGGAAGTCGTCGGTCGGCTGTTGTCGTTGCTCGTCGTGTTGGTGGTTGGCGCTGGATTGCGGACGACCGGCATTCTCGATACGCGCCGGACCGAACTGCTGAACGCCCTCGCCTACTACGTCGCGCTCCCGGCGCTGATCTTCGTCTCGACCTACGATCGGTCGATCGGGGAACTCCTCTCCCCCGCACTGCTCGGCGGACTCCTGTTCGTGCTGTTCGCGACCGCGGGGGTCGCTTGGCTCGTCCACCGGAACCGCGGCTCGCGGGCGCGCCGGAGCGTCGCGATCATCCAATCCTATCACTCGAATCTGGGCTACCTCGGACTTCCCCTGGTCGCTGCAACCTTCGATCCGGCGGTGACGGCGATCGCGAGCGTCGTGCTGGGCGTCATGTCGTTGACGCAGGTACCGCTGACGGTCGTGGTGCTCTCGATTTTCAACGGGGCCGACACGTCGATCGCGCGTGAGGTCCGCGGGCTCGCGACCAACCCGGTACTGCTGACGCTGATTGCCGGGCTGGCCGTGGGCTCGATCGGGATCGCGATTCCGTCGCCCGCCGCGACCGGTCTCGACGCCGTCGGCTCGCTCGCGTTACCTGTCGCCTTGCTCTGCGTCGGGGCTTCCCTCGAGGTCGACCTCCCCTCGATCGACGTCGGTGCGACCGCCGCCGTCGTTGCGCTCAAGATCTGTCTGATGCCCCTCATCGCGTGGGGCGTCTTCTCCGCGCTCGCCGTCGACTCCGCGACGTTTACCGCCTGCGTGGTGATGCTCGGGACGCCGACAGCCGTCTCCACGTTCGTCTTCGCGAACGAACTCGGCGGCGACAGGGAGTTCGCCTCGCTGAACGTCTTCGTCACGACGCTCGTCTCGGTCGCGACGCTGTTCGTCCTGATCACGCTCGTGAGCTGA
- the trpD gene encoding anthranilate phosphoribosyltransferase, whose amino-acid sequence MQEYVERVTDGEDLTQSDARAASTAVFEEATEAQIGALLAALRAKGETEAEIAGFAEGMRDAARTITPEREPLVDTCGTGGDDYDTINVSTTSAIVAAGAGVPVAKHGNYSVSSSSGSADVLEEVGVNVEAEPPAVEEAIEDDGIGFMLAPVFHPAMKAVIGPRKELGMRTIFNVLGPLTNPAGADAQVVGVYDPDLVPVLADALSRMDVERALVVHGAGTDEIAIHGETVAAEVTGSEVEEYTLEPADLGLKEHDIEDISGGSPEANADDMRGIVEGTVTGAKRDVILANAGAAIYVAGEADSLEAGADAAREAIESGAAARKLERLRGATPEPVEEGR is encoded by the coding sequence ATGCAGGAATACGTCGAACGAGTCACGGACGGGGAGGATCTCACGCAATCGGACGCTCGAGCCGCCTCGACGGCCGTTTTCGAGGAGGCGACGGAGGCACAGATCGGCGCACTGCTGGCGGCACTGCGCGCGAAGGGAGAGACGGAAGCCGAGATCGCGGGCTTCGCGGAAGGGATGCGCGACGCGGCCCGAACGATCACGCCCGAGCGAGAGCCGCTGGTCGACACCTGCGGCACGGGCGGCGACGATTACGACACGATCAACGTCTCGACGACGAGCGCGATCGTCGCGGCCGGAGCCGGCGTCCCGGTCGCCAAGCACGGCAACTACTCGGTCTCCTCCTCGTCGGGCAGCGCGGACGTCTTAGAGGAGGTCGGCGTGAACGTCGAGGCCGAACCGCCAGCCGTCGAGGAGGCTATCGAGGACGACGGCATCGGCTTCATGCTCGCGCCGGTGTTCCATCCGGCGATGAAGGCCGTCATCGGGCCGCGCAAGGAACTGGGCATGCGGACGATTTTCAACGTGCTCGGCCCGCTGACCAACCCCGCCGGCGCGGACGCACAGGTCGTCGGCGTCTACGATCCCGATCTCGTGCCCGTGCTCGCGGACGCGCTGTCCCGGATGGACGTCGAGCGCGCGCTGGTCGTCCACGGCGCGGGGACCGACGAGATCGCTATCCACGGTGAGACGGTCGCCGCCGAAGTGACGGGTTCGGAGGTCGAGGAATACACCCTCGAGCCGGCCGATCTCGGGCTCAAGGAACACGACATCGAAGACATTTCCGGCGGCTCGCCCGAAGCGAACGCCGACGACATGCGCGGGATCGTCGAGGGGACGGTCACCGGCGCGAAGCGAGACGTCATCCTCGCGAACGCCGGCGCGGCGATCTACGTCGCCGGCGAGGCCGACTCGCTCGAGGCCGGAGCCGACGCGGCCCGGGAGGCGATCGAGTCCGGTGCGGCGGCCCGGAAACTCGAGCGACTCCGCGGCGCGACGCCGGAGCCGGTAGAGGAGGGACGATGA